One window of the Halobacillus litoralis genome contains the following:
- a CDS encoding DeoR family transcriptional regulator produces the protein MNHPSSRMLNRIKAVYLYIRDRGTVSTNELADEFGITDRTMQRDLSILEYNGLVASPNRGKWTITEKKVKIS, from the coding sequence TTGAATCATCCATCATCACGTATGCTCAACAGAATCAAGGCTGTATACCTCTATATCAGAGATCGAGGGACAGTTTCGACCAACGAGTTAGCAGATGAGTTCGGCATTACCGATCGAACTATGCAAAGAGACCTGAGTATTCTGGAGTACAACGGGCTAGTGGCAAGTCCGAATCGTGGAAAGTGGACGATCACTGAAAAGAAAGTCAAGATCTCATAA
- a CDS encoding potassium channel family protein, protein MLILRRFFLKMVKVNNYVLFVTSALLILLSTILIVIVENDTFPTLFDGFWWVMTTVTTVGYGDYYPVSVAGRSIAIILYVLGIGLIGVVIGKIIDGLAMFRKKRLEGDIVYKDSGHFVIIGWSQKAFYAVKEMMETNKDCEIVIIDQLKEAPILTENIHYIKGDGSDLQTLEKANVTQARAVLIFADDRMDNDQMADGKTLLIASSIESIAPGIHTIVEVMEEKHIKNFKHAKIDEFIVSNETISSLAVRSAFRKGVSGIYSQLLKRSVGEDLFYIPLRSHWIQYRDAFQELLNEGATLIADRNDLAINRKLDEKIPVDAELYVVCNHSTYEEILNKGEHQ, encoded by the coding sequence TTGTTAATATTAAGAAGGTTTTTCTTGAAAATGGTGAAAGTTAACAACTATGTTTTATTTGTTACAAGTGCCCTTCTTATCTTGTTATCCACTATTTTAATCGTCATTGTGGAAAACGATACATTCCCGACATTATTCGATGGATTTTGGTGGGTGATGACTACGGTCACGACTGTAGGGTATGGAGATTATTATCCCGTATCTGTGGCGGGTCGTTCCATAGCTATAATATTGTATGTATTAGGCATTGGACTTATTGGTGTCGTAATCGGAAAAATCATTGATGGATTAGCTATGTTCAGAAAAAAACGACTGGAAGGTGATATTGTGTATAAAGATAGCGGGCATTTCGTCATCATAGGCTGGTCGCAAAAAGCTTTTTACGCTGTAAAGGAAATGATGGAGACGAATAAAGATTGTGAAATCGTCATTATCGATCAATTGAAAGAAGCACCAATTTTGACTGAAAATATTCATTACATAAAAGGAGATGGTTCTGATTTACAAACTTTAGAGAAAGCGAATGTAACTCAAGCACGAGCTGTCCTTATCTTCGCTGATGATCGAATGGACAATGACCAGATGGCCGATGGCAAAACTTTACTGATTGCTTCATCAATTGAATCCATAGCCCCGGGTATTCATACCATAGTCGAAGTGATGGAAGAAAAACACATCAAAAATTTCAAGCATGCTAAGATCGATGAATTCATTGTATCCAATGAAACAATTTCTTCATTAGCTGTACGTTCAGCTTTCCGTAAAGGCGTATCGGGTATTTACAGTCAATTACTTAAACGTTCAGTTGGAGAGGACCTCTTTTACATTCCCTTAAGGTCCCACTGGATACAATATCGCGACGCCTTTCAAGAATTATTGAATGAAGGGGCAACATTGATTGCTGACCGTAATGATTTAGCGATCAACCGTAAGCTGGATGAAAAGATTCCTGTTGATGCAGAGCTCTATGTAGTTTGTAATCATTCTACATATGAAGAAATCTTAAATAAAGGAGAGCATCAATGA